The genomic segment CCTACGCGGATAACTGGTTTTGCGCCGACCTCGAAGCTATGCCGCTGGCGAATGCCAGCGTTGATTTGATTTACTCCAGTCTGGCGGTGCAGTGGTGTGAGGATCTAACACGCCTTGCGCGCGAGCTTTACCGGGTGCTGGCTCCGGGCGGGCACTTGTATTTGGCAACGCTGGGGCACGGCACCTTGCAGGAGTTGCAGACGGCATGGCAACAGGTGGATGGCTATGTGCACGTCAATCGGTTTCTGCCGGTAGAGCTTCTTCAACAGGCGCTGACGCAGGCGGGCTTTACTGATATTCAATTAGAAGTTCATAGCGAAACCCTCTACAGCGACAATGTTCGTCAACTGGCGCGGGAGTTAAAAGATCTTGGCGCCCACAATATCAATGCTGGCGCACCTCGCGGATTGACCGGGCGGCGCAGATTGCAGTCGTTAGAGCAGGCCTACGAGCCTATGCGCACCGCCGAGGGCCTGCCCGCCACCTATAAGGTGTGTTACCTCACAGCGAGAAAAGGGGGTTAAATGCCTGCATTTTTTGTCACAGGTACGGATACGGATGTGGGTAAGACCCGCATTGCTGCGGCACTTCTGTATCGCGCGCGTCAGCGTGGCATGACCACCGCTGCAGTCAAGCCAGTCTCGGCGGGTTGTGAGCTGACCCGTGATGGGCTGCGCAACGACGATGCCCTGCGCCTGCAGCGTGAGTGTTCTCCCTCGCTGGAGTACGACGCCATTAACCCTGTGGCTTTTCAGCCCCCGATTGCCCCTCATATTGCAGCCCAGCAGCTGGGGCACACGGTGTCGATGAGCGAGTTGTTAAACGCCACCGAGAAGACACTTGCGGCCGCCGCCGAGTTTGCTTTGGTAGAGGGGGCCGGCGGTTGGCGAGTACCGCTCAATGACGACCAAACCTTGGCCGATCTTGCCGTCAGTTTGGGGCTGCCCGTGGTATTAGTGGTGGGGGTGCGGCTCGGGTGTATTAACCACGCGATGCTCACCTGCGAGGCAATCCTGCGCGACGGTTTGCCGCTTGCGGGCTGGGTGGCGAACATTGTTGACCCAGATGTCTGCAGCGGTGCAGAGAACATCTCCAGTTTAAAAGCGCGATTACCCGCGCCCTGTCTGGGGGTGGTACCTTTTTGTCACGCTACCGAGCCCCCTGATCTCGCTGACTATTTGGATTTGGCTCCGTTATTGAAGCGGCAGTAATAAAGAATGATTTTTTGCGCCCAGTTAATCTGGTTGGTAGTTGTTTCTGGTTGTTTATTGAACGATTTTGGCGCTAAAATAATAGTATATGTAACTTATTTTCCGAGGCGCTTATGGATGTGGGATCTATCGTCAATCAAAGTCTGATCGGCTTGCACAGCTCCAGGGCGGAGATTGTGAAATCCGCCGAGCAGATCAATCAGGTGGCTGCTGGTGATACCTCGCAAAGTATCGTCGAGCCGCTGGTGAACATGCAGCAGAGCCAACAAGTTTTTGACAGCTCCGCCAAGGTGCTAGAGACCGCTAGTGAAACCATTGGCACCTTGTTGGATATAAAGGCTTAATCCCCATGATCGCTAACTCGCTGCCTTCAAATTACGCCAATGCGGTTGCGCCCTATGCGCCGCTGGGGCGGCAGGCTGTGAGTGAGGAAAACACAGAGCTCAAAAGTACCGTCTTTAAAGCCCTGGAAGAGGGCGCAGCGTCGGCGCGCGGGGAAAATCGCCGCTCACCCGAGGATAGGCCCGCCGAGGTAGAGGAACGCGAGCGAACCCGCGGGCAGCGCGGCTCTGCAGCGCTAGATGCCGAGTCGCCTCAAGCTAATAAAGATGCCGAGCGCGAGGCTGAAAAAAGCACTGCTGCTCAGGAGCAAGCCGAGCGCGAGCAAATCAGTGAGCTTGCTGCGCGGGATCGCGAGGTGCGCGCTCACGAACGAGCCCATGCCGCCGTCGGGGGCCAGTATGCCGGGGCGCCGCGCTACGAATATACCCGTGGACCAGACGGCATTAATTACGCGACCGCTGGCGAGGTTAGTATCGATACCAGCCCCATTCCTAATGACCCTGAGGCTACTTTAGAAAAGGCGCAGCAAATCCAGCGTGCGGCGACGGCGCCTGCCGAGCCATCTGCGCAGGATCGTCGGGTTGCGGCCCAAGCTGCACAGCTGGAAATTCAGGCTCAGGCCGAGATAGCGGCTCAGGCGCGAGCAGAGCGACAAGCCGAGGCAAAGGCGGCTGAGCAGAGTCGCAGTGAGCGGGAGGCGGGGACGGCAGATACTGATGGCAGTGACGTCGATGCGGCGCAGGCCGAGCGAGAGCGCGATGAGCGGGCACAGCAGTTTGCTGAAACTAGCGCGCGCAATATCGATATTAATCGCAGGTTGATTGAAATAGGGGTTATAGAGCCACCTTTAAACACAGCTCCGTCGGTCAGTTGGCGCGCCTGAGTTTTTTAACTTCAAGCTTCTGAGCTCCCTCCATCCCAGGCCGATATTTTTCTTCGTTCTATTTGCTGGTAATCTCATCGCACGAATGGTTGTAACTCTAATTTCAATAAAACCAAATTAATTACCATACGAAGAGAAGCTCTATGCCCAGCAAGCTGACCCCCGAAGACCAAGCCCGCGTTGACAGAGTCCTGCAGCAGCCAGGTAATCGCAGTGAGCGCAAACCTTTTAAGGTCTGGACGCTGTTCGCTTGCCTGCTTGGGCTGTTGACTCTCATGAGTGGCCTTAGCTATTGGATTGCCTGGCAATACGGCGTTGTATAAATACATAACCCAGATATATTAAAAAGAAATAGCAAAACGGCCTTGACCGCACCAAATTGGCTCCCTATAATGCGCGACCTCGGTTGGGGGAACACACTTACAACTGAGTTGAGGATGCGGGGTGGAGCAGCCTGGTAGCTCGTCGGGCTCATAACCCGAAGGTCGTTGGTTCGAATCCAGCCCCCGCTACCAATTTCTGGAGTTGATGCTATAGTGCATTAGCTCGCAGCCACGGCAGGTGGCTCGCCAGTGTTAGTGCTGGCACTACAGTCAGCCAATCGGCTGATCAGCGCCGGTGAAGTTGGCGCGTCCGGGGCCCCTGCAAGGGGCTTTTTTGTATCTGAAAGTCAGTGGGTTACCGCTGCCGCAGATCACTGTGGTGAAGTATTAAAAGTGGGCCTAGGGCCCATTTTTTGTTTCTGGGGCGCCTCCGGCGTCTTGATTCTGGCGCACAAAAGGCGCCACAGGCCCAAATCCTTGGAGTTTCATTTATGGCGTCTATAGAAGAGCGTTTGACAAAAATGTTTGCGCCGGCTGTGGATGCCCTTGGCTGTGAGCTTTGGGGCGTTGAATACTTGACCGGCGGCAAGCCTAAGGTGCTGCGGGTTTATATTGATAAAGCCGACGGCGTGCAGGTGGAAGACTGTGCAAAAGTGAGCCGTCAGCTGAGTAGTTTAATGGATGTGGAAGATCCGATTGCCGGCGAGTACACCTTGGAGGTGTCTTCTCCGGGTATGGATCGGCCGCTCTATACGCTGGAGCAATTTGCCGACTACAAGGGCCAGGTTGCTGCGGTGAAATTGCGTGTTCCGTTTGACGGGCGCCGCAAATTTAAAGGCATTTTGCAGGGCATCGAAGATCAGGATGTCGTGATACTGGTGGATAACGAAGAGTATCTGCTGCCCATTGAATCGATTGAAAAAGCGAACATAGTCCCCCAGTTCTAGTCGCAGTGCGGTTGGATACAGGAGTTAACGAGGCAAACTCATGAACAAAGAAATTTTGCTGGTCGCCGATGCCGTTTCCAATGAAAAAGGCGTTGATAAGGATGTGATCTTTGAGGCGATTGAAAGTGCGTTGGCTATGGCCACCAAAAAACGCTTTGACGAAGATTCAACGATCGAAGTAAACATCGACCGGATTACTGGCGACTATGAAACTTATCGCAGTTGGGAAGTGGTAGCAGATGATGTCTTGGCAGAATTGGGCACTCAATTAACCACCGAAGAGGCCGCTGAAGTCGATCCGGCTTTGCAGGTGGGCGACATTCACCGCGAAAAAATTGAAAACGTTGATTTTGGTCGTATCGCTGCGCAAACCGCCAAGCAAGTTATTGTGCAAAAAGTTCGCGAAGCCGAGCGCGCGCAAATGGTGGACGAGTACCGCGATCGCGTGGGTGAGCTGATTAACGGCACCGTAAAAAAAGTCACCCGCGACAGTATTATTGTGGATTTGGGCAACAATGCCGAAGCATTGTTGCCGCGCGACCAGTTAGTGGGCCGCGAGATTTTCCGCATGGGCGATCGAGTGCGTGCGTACTTGCAAGAGGTGCGTTCTGAAGCGCGCGGCCCGCAGCTGTTTTTAAGCCGCTCTTGCCCTGAAATGCTGATCGAGCTGTTTAAAATTGAGGTGCCGGAAATTGCGGAAGGCATTATCGAAATTAAAGGTGCGGCCCGCGACCCGGGTCTGCGCGCAAAAATCGCCGTGAACACTAACGACGGTCGCATCGATCCTGTGGGGGCTTGCGTTGGTATGCGCGGTTCGCGCGTACAAGCCGTGTCAAACGAGCTGGGCAATGAGCGTGTCGATATTGTTCTGTGGGATGACAATCCCGCGCAATTTGTAATTAACGCCATGTCGCCTGCAGAGATTGAGTCTATTGTTGTGGACGAAGATGCGGGCTCTATGGATTTGGCTGTGGGCGAAGAGAACCTCGCCATGGCTATTGGCCGCGGCGGACAAAACGTACGTCTCGCATGCGAGCTGACTCAGTGGGCTATCAATGTGATGAGCTCCGCTGAATGGGAAGAAAAGCAGGAAGCGGAAACGGGCGGCTATATCCAAGTGTTTATGAACGCGCTGGATGTCGATGAAGACGTTGCCCAGGTGTTGGTGGAAGAGGGCTTTACCAGCATCGAAGAAGTGGCATATGTGCCTCTGGATGAAATCGCCTCCATTGAAGGCTTTGACGAAGATGTCGCCGAAGAGCTGCGCGCCCGTGCGAAAGACGCGCTGTTGACTCAGGCCTTGGCCTCTGAAGAGCAGCTGGAAGGCGCGGCCCCGGCCGACGATTTGTTGAATATGGAAGGTATGGATAAAGAGCTGGCGGTAATTTTGGCCAGCCGAGGCATCGTGACCATGGAAGATTTGGCCGAGCAGGCAATTGATGAGTTGTTGGATATCGAAGGTGTCGATGAAGAGCGCGCCGCTGCCCTGATTATGAAAGCCCGCGAGCCCTGGTTTGCCTGATCACTGCCGCTGATAAGTGTTGCAGTAGGTTAAAGGCAAAATTCAAAACTGAGGAAATAGAATGGCAGAAGTAAAAGTAAGCGAACTCGCCAAATCAGTGGGTACCCCCGTTGAGCGGCTGCTTAAACAAATGCAGGAAGCCGGGCTGAAGCATACCGCTGAGGATGCGTTGGTCTCTGACGACGAGAAACAACAGTTGTTGGCTTATCTGAAAAGCAGCCACGGTGAGTCGGCATCGGACTCCGAGCCGCGCAAAATTACTCTGAAGCGCAAAACTACTACCACACTAAAAGCGGGCGGTCGTAAAACCGTGAATGTGGAAGTGCGGAAAAAGCGCACTTACGTGAAGCGCAAACCTCTTGATGAAGAAACGCCTGAGCCAGAAGAAACACAGCTGGCGGCCGAGGCTGTGCCAGAGCCGGAAGTGGCGGTAGGGCCCGTACCGGCGCCCGCGCCTGAACCGGCTCCGGAGCCCGAACCTGAACCTGAGCCCGAGGTTGTTGAGCCGGTTGCACAAGAGCCGGCCGAAGAGCCCGCGGCGCAAGAGCAGCCTCAGCCCGAGCCCGAAGTGGCCGCGCGCAAATCCTTTGTCGATGACATTGAAGAGAAGCGCCAAGCTGCGATGGAGCGCCGCAAGGCAGAAGAAGCTGCGCGCGACGCAGAGCTGAAAGCGTTGGAAGAAAAGAAAGCCGCGGACAAAGCTGCGGCCGAGAAAAAAGCTCAGGCGGCTGCGTCCAAGCCTGAGGCAGCAGATCCTGCTGCCGCGGCGCCCGGCCCGGCCAAACCTGATACCAAGCACGGTCGCAAGAAAGAGCGTCGCGAAGAGTTTGATGACGACGATGGTAGCCCGCGCGCCAAGCGTGCTGGCAAAGCGGGCAAAAAAGGTATGGGGCCGAAAAAATCATCTAAGGCCGATTTGTACGAGCTGGCTGAAGAAGAGGACGATTCAGCATTTATGCAGCGTCGTCGTGCCGGCCGCGCCGCGCACAAAGCGTCTAACAAGCACGGCTTCAAGAAGCCGACGCAGAAAATTGTGCGCGAAGTAGAGATTCCTGAAACCATTACCGTTTCAGACCTTGCCCAGCGCATGACCATTAAATCCGGTGAGTTGATCAAGCAATTGATGAAGCTGGGTGTTATGGCGAATATCAACCAGCCGTTGGATCAGGAAACTGCCCAGCTGGTGGTAGAGGAAATGGGCCACAACTTTAAGCTGGTGAGTGAAGACGATATCGAAACAGATCTGGAAGCCCAGGTAAAAGTGGACGGTGAAGAAAAGCCGCGCGCACCTGTGGTAACCGTTATGGGTCATGTCGACCATGGTAAAACCTCTTTGCTGGATTACATTCGTAAAGCCAAGGTAGCCGCTGGTGAAGCCGGTGGCATTACCCAACACATTGGTGCCTACCGAGTGAAAACCAGCCAGGGCGAAATTGCCTTCTTGGATACTCCCGGCCACGCCGCGTTTACCGCTATGCGTGCACGCGGTGCCCAGTGTACCGATGTGGTGATTCTGGTGGTGGCGGCGGATGACGGTGTGATGCCGCAAACCGAAGAGGCCATTAACCACGCCAAAGCCGCCGGTGTGCCGATTGTTGTCGCTATTAACAAGTGTGACAAAGAGGCCGCTGATCCGGATCGCGTTAAAAACGAGCTGGCAGCAAAAGAAGTGATTCCCGAAGACTGGGGCGGTGATACTCAGTTTATCGAAGTTTCGGCCCACACGGGTGACGGCATCGACGAGCTGTTGGAAGCTGTGTCATTGCAAGCCGAACTGCTTGAGCTTAAAGCGGTAGAAGATGCGCCAGCTCAGGGCGTGGTGGTTGAATCTCGCCTGGACAAGGGCCGCGGTGTAGTTGCTACCTTGCTGGTGCAGCAGGGTACCTTGAATCACGGCGACTTAGTGCTGGCCGGGCAAAGCTATGGGCGTGTGCGCGCCGCGATGAACGAGCTGGGCCAACAGGTGAAAACTGTGGGGCCTTCGTCTCCGGTAGAGATTTTGGGTCTGGATTCAGCCCCGAGCGCCGGTGATGAATTTGTGGTGCTGGATGACGAGCGCAAGGCGCGCGAAGTGGCCGAGTTCCGCGCTGAAAAAGAGCGTAAGGAACGCATGCAGCGTCAGCAGGCAGCCAAGCTGGAAAACATGTTTGCCGGTATGGACGGCGGCGAGAAGAAAGTGTTGTCGGTGGTGGTTAAGGCCGACGTACGCGGCTCGCTGGAAGCAATTCTCGCCTCCCTCGGGGACATTGGTAACGACGAAGTGGAAGTTCAGGTTGTTTCTTCCGGTGTGGGCGGAATTACCGACAATGACGTTAACCTGGCATTAACCGCTAACGCCATTGTGATCGGTTTTAACGTTCGTGCCCCGGGCAGCACTCGTCGCTTGGCGGAGCAAGAGAGCATCGAGATCCGTTACTACAGCATTATCTATCAGCTGTTGGACGATGTGAAAAGCGCTCTGTCCGGCATGCTTGACCCTGAGCGTGTGGAAGAGATTGTCGGTATCGCCGATGTGCGTGAAGTCTTCAGCTCGCCCAAGTTTGGTCAGGTGGCAGGTTGCATGGTTACCGAAGGTACTGTTTACCGCAACAAGCCCATCCGCGTGTTGCGCGATAACGTGGTTATCTTTGAAGGCGAGCTGGAGTCTCTGCGTCGCTTCAAAGACGATGTCAACGAAGTGCGCAACGGCATGGAGTGTGGTATCGGTGTGAAAAACTACGACGTTAAAGTCGGTGACCAGATCGAAGTCTTTGAAGTTAAGGAGGTGGCGCGCGAGCTGTAAGCCCGCAGCGTTTTCCTCGCCCCGCCTCCCTTCGGGGGAGTCGGGGCTTTGTTATTTTAGGCGGTTGCCCCGCCGGGATAAGTAGGTGACAAAATGCCCAGAGAATTTGCCCGCGCTGATCGGGTGGCCGATGCCATCCAACGCTATTTGGCGAATATGATTCAGCAGGAGATTCGCGACCCCCGGGTCGGTATGGTGAATATCAATAGTGTCACCGTTAGCCGGGACATGGCCTTCGCCAAGGTTTATATTACGGTGGTAGGCGGCGATGAAGACGAAGGTCGCACCAGCGCTGAAGTGCTTAACAAGGCCTCTGGTTTCTTGCGTTCACTATTAGCTAAAGAGCTGGATATGCGCACCGTGCCCAAGCTTAATTTCCACTACGACCACACCTCGGTGCGCGGCCAGGAGTTGTCGTCTCTGATCGATCGCGCCGTGGCGGCCGATAAGGCCAAGTCGAGCGACGAGGACGAATAATGGGGCGCAAGCGTAAAGGTCGCGCCATTGACGGTGTGCTGCTGTTGGATAAGCCACTGGGTATGAGCTCGAACCACGCCCTGCAGCGTGCCAAGCGTTTATTTTTTGCCGCTAAAGCCGGTCACACCGGCAGTCTCGATCCTCTGGCGACCGGGGTTTTACCCGTATGTTTTGGCGAGGCCACTAAATTCTCCCAGTTTTTGCTGGACGCCGACAAAACCTATGAAGCCACTTTTGTGCTGGGCGAGAAAACCTCTACCGGTGACGCTGAAGGGGAAGTGCTGGAAGACATTGATGCCTCCGAACTGAGCGAGGCCCAGGTCGCCAGCGCCATGACCAGATTTATGGGGGAAATCGACCAGGTGCCGCCTATGTATTCGGCGCTAAAGCAAAACGGCCAACCGCTCTATAAACTCGCCCGTCAGGGGATAGAGGTCGAGCGCGAGGCTCGTCAGGTTGAGATCCTGGAGTACAACCTATTGGCGTTTCGCCCAGGGCAGCGCGCCGAGCTGGATGTAGAGGTGCACTGTTCTAAAGGTACTTATATCCGCTCGTTGGCCGAAGACCTTGGCGAGGCGCTTGAGGTGGGCGGCCATGTCAGCGCTTTGCGCCGTACCTTTACCGGTGGTTTTGAGATTGAGCAGTGTATAACTCTGGATGAGCTCAGCGATGAACGCGGTGAGGGGCGGGCCGAAACCTTGGATCATCACTTGTTGCCGGTGGATACGCCGGTGGACCATCTGCCTAAAATCACACTTCCAGCGGATAGCGCCCACTATTTTCGCCTGGGTAATCCGGTTATGGACGCGCAGGTCTATCGCACGGGCGAAGAAGGTGATATGGTGCGTGTCTTTTGTGAAAGTGGCCAATTTTTAGGCGTTGCCACCCTCGACGAGGGCCGGGTGGCGCCCAAACGTCTGTTGGCGAGCGCCACATCCGAGACAAACTGAAGAATTTGCCGGCTACCGCTGGCAAACTGCCGGGCTAACCGGTGATACCTGGCCTGCCTGTAAATATGCACGGGTACGGCTGTAATCAATGCATATTATTAGAGGAAATTGACATGGCACTGAGTGCACAAGAAAAAGCTGAAATCGTAAAAGAGTATCAACAAGGTGAAGGTGATACCGGTTCTGCAGAAGTTCAGGTTGCGCTGTTGACCCACAACATCAACAAGCTGCAAAACCACTTCTCTGGCCACAAGCAAGATCACCATTCACGTCGCGGCCTGATCCGCATGGTAAACCAGCGTCGCAAGCTGCTGGATTACCTGAAAGGTAAAGATACCAGCCGTTACGCCGCTCTGATTCAAAAACTGGGTCTGCGTCGTTAATTGCAAAGTGCCCGCATTTGCGGGCACTTTTTTGTTGGATATCGGTATTTAGCTGAAAGAAGCTTGCGTATAAAGAAACGCATTATTGGTAAGTAAAGGATAGAAGAGTGAATCCGATTATTAAGAAATTTCAGTATGGTGATCAAACCGTAACCCTGGAAACTGGCCGCATTGCTCGCCAGGCCACAGGTGCGGTGATGGTGACCATGGGCGAGACCTCGGTACTGTGTACCGTAGTGGGCGCCAAAGAGGCCAAACCAGACCAAGCGTTTTTCCCGCTGTCTGTTCACTATCAAGAAAAGGCCTACGCCGCCGGTAAAATCCCCGGTGGTTTCTTCAAGCGTGAAGGTCGTCCGTCCGAGAAAGAAACCTTAACCTCACGCCTGATCGACCGTCCTATTCGTCCGCTGTTTCCCAACGGCTTTATGAACGAAGTGCAGGTTGTTTGTACGGTTATGTCTACCTGCAAGGCAAACGATCCAGATATCGCCGCCATGATTGGTACCTCAGCGGCATTGGCCGTTTCTGGTATTCCCTTCAGCGGCCCTATAGGTGCGGCGCGCGTGGGTTACACCACAGAGGGTGGCTACCTGCTGAATCCGAGTTATGAGGCGCTGCAGACCTCTGAGCTGGACATGGTAGTGGCTGGCACCTCGGATGCGGTTCTGATGGTTGAGTCAGAAGCCAATGAGCTGCCCGAAGACATCATGCTGGGTGCGGTGCTCTACGCTCACCAAGAGATGCAAGCCGTGGTGCAGGCCTGCGCCGAACTGGCACGCGATGCTGGTAAGCCCAAGTGGGATTGGCAGCCTGAGCCGGAAAACACCACCTTGCTGGATGCGGTTAAGCACGGCTTTTCCGAGTCTATTGGTGTTGCCTACCGCATTACCGATAAAGCCAAGCGCTATGATCGTCTCTCCGAGCTGCGCAGCCAAGCGGTTGCCGAGCTGGTAAAAGAAGGCGGAGATGTCAGCGAAGAAGACGTTAAAAAAGTTTTCGGCAAGGTAGAGAAATCTATCGTGCGTTCGCGCATTGTTGATGGTGAGCCACGCATTGATGGCCGCGACCAAAAAACCGTTCGCGCTATTGATGTAGAAGTGGGTGTGCTGAACAAGGCCCACGGCTCTGCGCTGTTTACCCGTGGTGAAACTCAGGCGTTGGTTGTTGCCACTTTGGGCAACGCCCGCGATGCGCAAATCATCGACGCCCTGGAAGGCGAGCGCAAAGATCCTTTCATGCTGCACTACAACTTCCCTCCTTACTCGGTAGGTGAGTGTGGTCGCATGGGCGCTACTGGTCGTCGTGAAATCGGCCACGGTCGCTTGGCCCGTCGTGGTATTGCCGCGGTGTTGCCAGATCAAGAATCCTTCCCTTACACCATGCGTGTGGTGAGCGAAATTACCGAATCTAACGGTTCCAGCTCTATGGCCTCTGTATGTGGCTCATCGCTGGCATTGATGGACGCCGGTGTACCGCTGAAAGCCCCCGTAGCCGGCATCGCCATGGGCTTGGTAAAAGAAGAAGACAAGTTCGCGGTTCTGACCGATATTTTGGGCGACGAAGATCACCTGGGCGACATGGACTTTAAAGTGGCCGGTACGTCTTCGGGTATCACTGCCT from the Gilvimarinus sp. DA14 genome contains:
- the bioD gene encoding dethiobiotin synthase — translated: MPAFFVTGTDTDVGKTRIAAALLYRARQRGMTTAAVKPVSAGCELTRDGLRNDDALRLQRECSPSLEYDAINPVAFQPPIAPHIAAQQLGHTVSMSELLNATEKTLAAAAEFALVEGAGGWRVPLNDDQTLADLAVSLGLPVVLVVGVRLGCINHAMLTCEAILRDGLPLAGWVANIVDPDVCSGAENISSLKARLPAPCLGVVPFCHATEPPDLADYLDLAPLLKRQ
- the infB gene encoding translation initiation factor IF-2; translated protein: MAEVKVSELAKSVGTPVERLLKQMQEAGLKHTAEDALVSDDEKQQLLAYLKSSHGESASDSEPRKITLKRKTTTTLKAGGRKTVNVEVRKKRTYVKRKPLDEETPEPEETQLAAEAVPEPEVAVGPVPAPAPEPAPEPEPEPEPEVVEPVAQEPAEEPAAQEQPQPEPEVAARKSFVDDIEEKRQAAMERRKAEEAARDAELKALEEKKAADKAAAEKKAQAAASKPEAADPAAAAPGPAKPDTKHGRKKERREEFDDDDGSPRAKRAGKAGKKGMGPKKSSKADLYELAEEEDDSAFMQRRRAGRAAHKASNKHGFKKPTQKIVREVEIPETITVSDLAQRMTIKSGELIKQLMKLGVMANINQPLDQETAQLVVEEMGHNFKLVSEDDIETDLEAQVKVDGEEKPRAPVVTVMGHVDHGKTSLLDYIRKAKVAAGEAGGITQHIGAYRVKTSQGEIAFLDTPGHAAFTAMRARGAQCTDVVILVVAADDGVMPQTEEAINHAKAAGVPIVVAINKCDKEAADPDRVKNELAAKEVIPEDWGGDTQFIEVSAHTGDGIDELLEAVSLQAELLELKAVEDAPAQGVVVESRLDKGRGVVATLLVQQGTLNHGDLVLAGQSYGRVRAAMNELGQQVKTVGPSSPVEILGLDSAPSAGDEFVVLDDERKAREVAEFRAEKERKERMQRQQAAKLENMFAGMDGGEKKVLSVVVKADVRGSLEAILASLGDIGNDEVEVQVVSSGVGGITDNDVNLALTANAIVIGFNVRAPGSTRRLAEQESIEIRYYSIIYQLLDDVKSALSGMLDPERVEEIVGIADVREVFSSPKFGQVAGCMVTEGTVYRNKPIRVLRDNVVIFEGELESLRRFKDDVNEVRNGMECGIGVKNYDVKVGDQIEVFEVKEVAREL
- a CDS encoding flagellar basal body rod C-terminal domain-containing protein, producing the protein MDVGSIVNQSLIGLHSSRAEIVKSAEQINQVAAGDTSQSIVEPLVNMQQSQQVFDSSAKVLETASETIGTLLDIKA
- a CDS encoding DUF3094 family protein, producing the protein MPSKLTPEDQARVDRVLQQPGNRSERKPFKVWTLFACLLGLLTLMSGLSYWIAWQYGVV
- the pnp gene encoding polyribonucleotide nucleotidyltransferase, translating into MNPIIKKFQYGDQTVTLETGRIARQATGAVMVTMGETSVLCTVVGAKEAKPDQAFFPLSVHYQEKAYAAGKIPGGFFKREGRPSEKETLTSRLIDRPIRPLFPNGFMNEVQVVCTVMSTCKANDPDIAAMIGTSAALAVSGIPFSGPIGAARVGYTTEGGYLLNPSYEALQTSELDMVVAGTSDAVLMVESEANELPEDIMLGAVLYAHQEMQAVVQACAELARDAGKPKWDWQPEPENTTLLDAVKHGFSESIGVAYRITDKAKRYDRLSELRSQAVAELVKEGGDVSEEDVKKVFGKVEKSIVRSRIVDGEPRIDGRDQKTVRAIDVEVGVLNKAHGSALFTRGETQALVVATLGNARDAQIIDALEGERKDPFMLHYNFPPYSVGECGRMGATGRREIGHGRLARRGIAAVLPDQESFPYTMRVVSEITESNGSSSMASVCGSSLALMDAGVPLKAPVAGIAMGLVKEEDKFAVLTDILGDEDHLGDMDFKVAGTSSGITALQMDIKIEGITEQIMEIALEQALQARLHILGEMNKVIAESRENVSDNAPRFETMKVHPDKIRDIIGKGGATIRSITEETGASVDIDDDGTVKVYADDNSALQAAVDRILGITAEAEIGEIYEGTVVRIVDFGAFVNFLPGKDGLVHISQIAEERVNSVSDYLKEGEVVKVKCLDVDQRGRIKLSIKEAKAEEAGNAEAAPAEAPAAAEETSEKE
- the rbfA gene encoding 30S ribosome-binding factor RbfA, which translates into the protein MPREFARADRVADAIQRYLANMIQQEIRDPRVGMVNINSVTVSRDMAFAKVYITVVGGDEDEGRTSAEVLNKASGFLRSLLAKELDMRTVPKLNFHYDHTSVRGQELSSLIDRAVAADKAKSSDEDE
- the truB gene encoding tRNA pseudouridine(55) synthase TruB; the encoded protein is MGRKRKGRAIDGVLLLDKPLGMSSNHALQRAKRLFFAAKAGHTGSLDPLATGVLPVCFGEATKFSQFLLDADKTYEATFVLGEKTSTGDAEGEVLEDIDASELSEAQVASAMTRFMGEIDQVPPMYSALKQNGQPLYKLARQGIEVEREARQVEILEYNLLAFRPGQRAELDVEVHCSKGTYIRSLAEDLGEALEVGGHVSALRRTFTGGFEIEQCITLDELSDERGEGRAETLDHHLLPVDTPVDHLPKITLPADSAHYFRLGNPVMDAQVYRTGEEGDMVRVFCESGQFLGVATLDEGRVAPKRLLASATSETN
- a CDS encoding putative metalloprotease CJM1_0395 family protein, which gives rise to MIANSLPSNYANAVAPYAPLGRQAVSEENTELKSTVFKALEEGAASARGENRRSPEDRPAEVEERERTRGQRGSAALDAESPQANKDAEREAEKSTAAQEQAEREQISELAARDREVRAHERAHAAVGGQYAGAPRYEYTRGPDGINYATAGEVSIDTSPIPNDPEATLEKAQQIQRAATAPAEPSAQDRRVAAQAAQLEIQAQAEIAAQARAERQAEAKAAEQSRSEREAGTADTDGSDVDAAQAERERDERAQQFAETSARNIDINRRLIEIGVIEPPLNTAPSVSWRA
- the rimP gene encoding ribosome maturation factor RimP; its protein translation is MASIEERLTKMFAPAVDALGCELWGVEYLTGGKPKVLRVYIDKADGVQVEDCAKVSRQLSSLMDVEDPIAGEYTLEVSSPGMDRPLYTLEQFADYKGQVAAVKLRVPFDGRRKFKGILQGIEDQDVVILVDNEEYLLPIESIEKANIVPQF
- the nusA gene encoding transcription termination factor NusA; the encoded protein is MNKEILLVADAVSNEKGVDKDVIFEAIESALAMATKKRFDEDSTIEVNIDRITGDYETYRSWEVVADDVLAELGTQLTTEEAAEVDPALQVGDIHREKIENVDFGRIAAQTAKQVIVQKVREAERAQMVDEYRDRVGELINGTVKKVTRDSIIVDLGNNAEALLPRDQLVGREIFRMGDRVRAYLQEVRSEARGPQLFLSRSCPEMLIELFKIEVPEIAEGIIEIKGAARDPGLRAKIAVNTNDGRIDPVGACVGMRGSRVQAVSNELGNERVDIVLWDDNPAQFVINAMSPAEIESIVVDEDAGSMDLAVGEENLAMAIGRGGQNVRLACELTQWAINVMSSAEWEEKQEAETGGYIQVFMNALDVDEDVAQVLVEEGFTSIEEVAYVPLDEIASIEGFDEDVAEELRARAKDALLTQALASEEQLEGAAPADDLLNMEGMDKELAVILASRGIVTMEDLAEQAIDELLDIEGVDEERAAALIMKAREPWFA
- the rpsO gene encoding 30S ribosomal protein S15, whose protein sequence is MALSAQEKAEIVKEYQQGEGDTGSAEVQVALLTHNINKLQNHFSGHKQDHHSRRGLIRMVNQRRKLLDYLKGKDTSRYAALIQKLGLRR